From a region of the Lactuca sativa cultivar Salinas chromosome 4, Lsat_Salinas_v11, whole genome shotgun sequence genome:
- the LOC128133609 gene encoding uncharacterized protein LOC128133609, which translates to MSIDKSWTTNPYRNHPEFQAGLKAFIEKFKSHLDSNGKIRCACEKCDNRYFKYPTAVERHIFINGFSKAYKIWIYHGESFIPPVVLPSNEMVDLIDDVMWESRENDTNLDEGTSNTRGSGVDDDFAQLLEEMETQLYTGCIFSSLEFLAKLMHIKVNNKWTNSSFDQLLELLQLAFPKGNKVPLSLYLAKKKLKSIGLGYESIHVCKNDCCLFWKEHDSLQVCPVCKESRWIDKNTKGKKVPHKVLWYFPVTPRLRRLYCSRHTAKNMIWHSTRRSEDGVMIHHVDREHWQDFDKKNIPRLLE; encoded by the coding sequence atgtctattgataaaagCTGGACTACTAATCCATATCGAAACCATCCCGAGTTCCAAGCAGGACTCAAAGCTTTTATTGAGAAGTTCAAGTCGCACCTTGATAGTAATGGTAAAATCAGATGTGCGTGTGAAAAATGTGATAACCGTTACTTCAAGTACCCGACTGCAGTTGAACGccatatatttataaatggtttCAGTAAGGCGTACAAAATTTGGATCTATCATGGTGAATCTTTTATTCCTCCAGTCGTCTTGCCAAGTAATGAAATGGTCGATTTAATCGACGATGTGATGTGGGAGTCGAGAGAAAATGATACCAAcctcgatgaaggaacctcgaatACAAGGGGTAGCGGTGTGGATGATGACTTTGCACAGTTGTTGGAAGAAATGGAAACTCAATTGTATACTGGTTGCATCTTTTCTTCCCTTGAGTTTCTAGCAAAGTTAATGCATATCAAGGTGAACAACAAATGGACTAATAGTTCATTTGATCAACTCCTTGAGCTCTTGCAATTAGCATTTCCCAAAGGCAACAAGGTTCCCCTTTCACTTTATCTAGCCAAAAAGAAACTAAAGTCTATTGGCCTGGGGTATGAGTCGATACATGTGTGCAAAAACGATTGTTGTCTCTTTTGGAAAGAACATGATTCTTTGCAAGTTTGTCCCGTTTGTAAAGAGAGCCGATGGATCGATAAAAACACCAAGGGTAAGAAAGTACCTCATAAGGTGTTATGGTACTTTCCTGTGACCCCTAGACTACGACGTTTATATTGTTCGAGGCACACTGCCAAAAATATGATTTGGCATAGTACCAGACGTTCAGAAGATGGTGTGATGATTCATCATGTTGATCGGGAACATTGGcaagattttgataaaaaaaacatacCCCGACTTCTCGAGTGA